A genomic region of Miscanthus floridulus cultivar M001 chromosome 3, ASM1932011v1, whole genome shotgun sequence contains the following coding sequences:
- the LOC136545657 gene encoding uncharacterized protein, with protein sequence MERMKKPCLGVTLLLFLLLVSAAHGAQLADAKDVAAAAGDGERATVRTGHGHGYSSHSGGHPNGGTPEQGGTGIVDPRNNNARSHHRNGAARWALGYSSWLICTLVGGVVVMLLV encoded by the exons ATGGAGAGGATGAAGAAACCATGCCTTGGCGTCACCCTGCTTCTCTTCTTGCTCCTGGTGTCTGCTGCCCATGGAGCTCAGCTTGCAGATGCCAAGGACGTAGCAG CTGCAGCAGGTGACGGCGAGAGGGCCACGGTAAGGACAGGGCATGGGCACGGCTACAGCAGCCACAGCGGCGGTCACCCGAACGGCGGCACGCCGGAACAGGGCGGCACGGGGATTGTCGATCCACGTAACAACAATGCTAGGAGCCACCACCGCAATGGCGCGGCGAGATGGGCTCTTGGCTACTCTTCTTGGCTCATCTGCACACTCGTTGGAGGAGTTGTTGTGATGCTTCTTGTATGA